One segment of Niabella beijingensis DNA contains the following:
- a CDS encoding RtcB family protein: MNKLKITGKELRQLGYPEGPVISIAMKLAQKHYKYTSKETVFDLLKAVLQAPADFVSDAALGPVARQLVPPPPKEDEGMAVSLNQSGIAFNIFGREHIEESALAQMYTAAKLPVAVAGALMPDAHQGYGLPIGGVLATRNAIIPYGVGVDIGCRMCLSIFDTNPKELDDRTHYFVREINEATLFGSGAQFKQAANHAVMDHEAFRLLPVLKGLHGRAWKQLGSSGSGNHFVEFGIVTISEADAVLGVPAGAYLGLLSHSGSRALGAAIANHYTKIAISKRRLSQDARNLAWLDLNEAEGREYWIAMNLAGDYAAACHHIIHAKIAKQLGCKPIRMVENHHNFAWKEVWNGEEVIVHRKGATPAGENVLGIIPGSMTAAGFIVKGKGETAAVNSASHGAGRKMSRSKALQSITASDLKKELSKKGVTLISAGLDEAPFAYKDIEVVMKGQQALVDVVGTFTPKIVKMAGDTIKKWQVKE, encoded by the coding sequence ATGAACAAATTAAAAATAACCGGAAAGGAATTGAGACAGCTGGGATACCCCGAAGGTCCGGTGATCAGTATTGCCATGAAACTGGCACAGAAGCATTATAAATATACTTCGAAAGAAACGGTATTCGACCTGTTAAAAGCCGTACTGCAGGCCCCGGCGGATTTTGTATCAGATGCGGCACTGGGACCGGTTGCCCGGCAATTAGTACCACCGCCGCCTAAAGAGGACGAAGGCATGGCCGTATCGCTGAACCAGTCGGGTATTGCCTTTAATATATTCGGAAGGGAGCATATTGAAGAAAGTGCCCTGGCCCAAATGTATACCGCTGCAAAATTGCCGGTTGCGGTTGCCGGCGCCCTGATGCCGGATGCACACCAGGGTTATGGATTGCCCATCGGCGGCGTGCTGGCTACCCGTAATGCCATTATCCCATACGGGGTTGGTGTGGACATCGGCTGCCGTATGTGCCTGAGTATTTTTGATACCAACCCAAAAGAGCTTGACGATCGCACGCACTATTTTGTACGGGAGATCAACGAAGCTACCTTGTTCGGAAGCGGTGCCCAGTTTAAACAGGCAGCAAACCACGCAGTCATGGATCACGAGGCCTTCCGGCTGCTGCCTGTATTAAAAGGATTGCATGGGCGGGCCTGGAAACAACTCGGCAGCAGCGGAAGCGGCAATCATTTTGTAGAGTTCGGTATTGTGACCATTAGCGAAGCGGATGCCGTGCTTGGAGTGCCGGCGGGTGCTTATCTTGGCCTGCTCTCCCATTCCGGCTCCCGTGCACTGGGTGCGGCCATCGCCAATCATTATACAAAGATCGCGATCAGTAAAAGAAGACTGTCGCAGGATGCCCGGAACCTGGCCTGGCTGGACCTGAATGAAGCGGAAGGACGGGAATACTGGATCGCCATGAACCTGGCCGGCGATTATGCTGCTGCCTGTCATCATATCATTCATGCAAAAATTGCAAAGCAGCTGGGCTGTAAGCCGATCCGGATGGTTGAGAACCATCACAATTTTGCATGGAAGGAGGTATGGAACGGCGAAGAAGTGATCGTCCACCGCAAGGGTGCCACACCTGCGGGGGAAAATGTGCTCGGCATCATTCCCGGCAGCATGACAGCTGCGGGGTTTATCGTAAAAGGAAAAGGCGAAACAGCAGCGGTCAATTCCGCTTCTCATGGCGCCGGTCGTAAAATGAGCCGCAGCAAAGCGTTGCAGAGCATCACCGCCTCTGACCTGAAAAAAGAACTTTCCAAAAAAGGCGTAACGCTGATCAGCGCCGGGCTGGATGAAGCACCCTTTGCCTATAAGGACATTGAAGTGGTAATGAAAGGCCAGCAGGCACTGGTGGATGTGGTAGGCACCTTCACGCCTAAGATTGTAAAAATGGCCGGCGATACGATCAAAAAATGGCAGGTGAAAGAATAA
- a CDS encoding alpha/beta fold hydrolase yields the protein MTQRGVPGFLFCMLIAFVPVLSGCGRLRVLTNSYNDAAGKYYEIRGFRMYAEVYGRGKPLLMIHGNGGDLSAFANNIAYFSKKYKVILADSRAHGRSADPSDSLSFEMMADDYSALLTAMHVPAAYVLGWSDGGIIALEMAMRHPEKVLKLASSGANLSADSIGLRPDVWLDGVKDYNTWQKRTPLTGEKEKNDYKVFMLDYAQPDIPVKELGRIKCPALIIGGDNDLIPVAHTRQIAGSISKSELWIVPNSGHATLMDHSRSFNKRVDEFFHKPFKPHRRHRL from the coding sequence ATGACACAAAGAGGCGTTCCGGGATTTCTGTTCTGTATGTTGATAGCGTTCGTACCCGTCCTGTCCGGATGCGGCCGGTTGCGGGTGCTTACCAATTCCTATAATGATGCCGCCGGAAAATATTATGAGATAAGGGGATTTCGTATGTATGCAGAAGTCTACGGCAGGGGAAAGCCGCTGCTGATGATTCACGGTAATGGCGGGGATCTGAGTGCCTTTGCCAATAATATCGCTTATTTTTCAAAAAAGTATAAAGTGATTCTGGCCGACAGCCGCGCACACGGCCGTTCTGCCGATCCTTCGGATTCACTCAGTTTTGAAATGATGGCGGATGATTACAGTGCCTTGTTAACAGCCATGCATGTTCCGGCAGCCTATGTGCTGGGCTGGAGCGACGGGGGGATCATTGCGCTGGAGATGGCGATGCGTCATCCGGAGAAAGTGCTGAAACTGGCGAGCTCAGGCGCCAATCTCAGCGCGGATTCGATCGGTCTGAGGCCGGATGTTTGGCTGGATGGTGTAAAGGATTATAATACCTGGCAGAAGCGCACGCCCCTGACGGGTGAAAAGGAAAAGAACGATTATAAGGTGTTCATGCTGGATTATGCGCAACCCGATATCCCGGTAAAGGAGCTCGGCAGGATCAAATGTCCTGCGTTGATCATCGGTGGTGATAATGATCTGATCCCGGTAGCGCACACCCGGCAGATCGCCGGAAGTATCAGCAAAAGCGAGTTGTGGATCGTGCCCAATTCAGGACATGCCACCCTGATGGACCACAGCCGTTCCTTCAACAAACGGGTGGACGAGTTTTTCCATAAACCGTTTAAACCGCACCGCCGGCACCGGCTCTAA
- a CDS encoding GlxA family transcriptional regulator, whose amino-acid sequence MKKVVILLLKGANLSSIENPRQGFEEANQYLRSKGRELLFEVQLAAVEQRVQLNNGLYEVQAHRLVQEIDRADLILVPALQEPVARHVEENRAIIPWLIEQYRLGAEIASLCMGAFVLAGTGLLNHRSCVTHWKASNDFARLFPDVKLVADKILTDENGVYTSSGGFSASNLVLYLIEKYAGREVAIYCSKYFQIDIQRSSQSPFIIFSGMRDHGDDAIREVQDYIERNFEERLPVDTLCERFAMGRRTFERRFKKATTNTVVEYIQKVKIEAAKKLLEQGRKTIQEAMYHVGYNDVKAFRDVFKKITGMTPVDYKLKYEKICV is encoded by the coding sequence ATGAAAAAAGTAGTGATCCTCTTATTAAAAGGCGCCAACCTTTCCAGTATCGAAAATCCCCGTCAGGGTTTTGAAGAAGCCAACCAGTACCTACGGTCAAAAGGCCGGGAGCTCCTGTTCGAGGTACAGCTTGCTGCCGTGGAACAGCGGGTACAGCTCAACAACGGGTTGTACGAGGTGCAGGCACATCGCCTGGTGCAGGAGATCGATCGTGCCGACCTGATCCTGGTACCGGCCCTGCAGGAGCCCGTGGCCCGGCATGTGGAGGAAAACAGGGCCATTATTCCCTGGCTGATCGAGCAGTACCGGCTTGGTGCCGAGATCGCCAGTCTTTGCATGGGTGCCTTTGTGCTGGCTGGAACAGGCCTGCTCAATCACAGAAGCTGTGTTACCCACTGGAAAGCGAGTAATGACTTTGCACGGCTGTTTCCTGATGTAAAACTGGTGGCCGACAAGATCCTGACCGATGAAAACGGGGTATATACCAGCAGCGGTGGTTTTTCCGCGTCCAACCTGGTGCTCTACCTGATCGAGAAATATGCCGGCCGTGAAGTGGCTATTTATTGTTCCAAGTATTTCCAGATCGATATACAACGCAGCAGCCAGTCCCCCTTTATTATTTTTTCCGGGATGCGCGATCACGGCGATGATGCCATCCGGGAAGTACAGGATTATATTGAACGGAACTTTGAAGAACGGCTGCCGGTAGATACGCTTTGCGAGCGGTTTGCCATGGGCCGCCGGACATTTGAGCGGCGCTTTAAAAAAGCCACTACCAACACCGTGGTGGAATACATTCAGAAGGTAAAGATCGAAGCCGCAAAAAAATTGCTGGAGCAGGGGCGCAAAACCATACAGGAAGCCATGTATCATGTGGGCTACAATGATGTAAAAGCCTTCCGGGATGTGTTTAAGAAGATCACGGGCATGACACCCGTGGATTACAAGCTGAAGTATGAAAAAATATGCGTTTAG